The proteins below come from a single Triticum aestivum cultivar Chinese Spring chromosome 5D, IWGSC CS RefSeq v2.1, whole genome shotgun sequence genomic window:
- the LOC123122263 gene encoding rhodanese-like domain-containing protein 14, chloroplastic, whose protein sequence is MTTMIAASSIVKANLPCSSRISSSSDFSSGHSWRPLEAAKHYRAHGVRSLRITCAATKTAKSPAEEEWKIKRQLLVEKRVRSVDVKEALRLQNENNFVILDVRPEAEFKQAHPPGAVNVQIYRLIKEWTAWDIARRAAFAFFGIFAGTEENPEFIKSVEEKLDKDSKIIVACSAGGTMKPTQNLPDGKQSRSLIAAYLLVLNGYKNVFHLDGGLYTWFKEDLPSEGEED, encoded by the exons ATGACCACGATGATCGCAGCTAGCTCCATAGTGAAAGCCAACCTTCCTTGCTCGTCAAGGATATCCTCCAGCTCAGACTTCTCATCTGGTCATTCTTGGCGCCCATTAGAGGCGGCAAAACATTACCGGGCGCATGGTGTGCGCTCGCTGCGGATAACATGTGCTGCCACTAAGACTGCAAAATCTCCAG CTGAAGAAGAATGGAAGATCAAACGGCAACTCCTAGTAGAGAAGCGG GTACGTAGTGTTGATGTGAAGGAAGCATTGCGCCTTCAAAACGAAAACAACTTTGTAATCCTTGATGTCAGACCAGAAGCAGAGTTCAAACAG GCTCACCCACCTGGTGCTGTTAATGTACAAATATACAGATTAATAAAGGAGTGGACAGCATGGGATATTGCAAGGAGGGCAGCATTTGCTTTCTTCGGCATATTTGCAGGAACAGAAGAGAATCCCGAGTTCATAAAAA GTGTTGAAGAAAAACTTGATAAAGATTCAAAGATAATTGTAGCATGTTCAGCTGGAGGAACAATGAAGCCAACACAGAATCTACCTGATGGGAAGCAATCTAG GTCTCTGATAGCGGCGTACCTGCTGGTCCTAAACGGCTACAAGAACGTGTTCCATCTGGACGGAGGACTCTACACATGGTTCAAGGAAGACCTACCATCTGAAGGAGAAGAAGATTGA
- the LOC123122262 gene encoding 2-keto-3-deoxy-L-rhamnonate aldolase-like, translated as MAASIAAAAAAASISHLLPAPKPKPRTPPRLSLLPRRRSRAAGAISASASAASDFLAPVPSLKSRLAAGDTLYGLFLLSFSPTLAEIAALAGYDYVVVDMEHGPGGITEALACLRALDAARTPAVLRLPEACPVWAKKALDLGPAGLMLPAVESPAAAAEAVSHCRYPPRGVRGAAYPIVRASAYGLDDSYLSRCEDDTLIICQVETAAGVAEIDAIAAVEGVDVVQMGPLDLSASMGYLWDPGNRKVRAALREAERKVLEARKKKDAAPKTNAAYLGGFAMPNDPAEQLKHRGYHMVAGAVDIGLFRKAALEDVKRFKDASMEIGEAEGEEEDEKEDGYWSE; from the coding sequence ATGGCCGCCtctatcgccgccgccgccgccgccgcgtccatcTCCCACCTCCTCCCCGCGCCGAAACCCAAGCCCAGAACCCCACCccgcctctccctcctcccccGCAGGCGCTCCCGCGCCGCCGGTGCCATCTCCGCGTCGGCGTCCGCGGCCTCCGACTTCCTCGCCCCCGTCCCGTCCCTCAAGTCCCGCCTCGCCGCGGGCGACACCCTCTAtggcctcttcctcctctccttctCCCCCACGCTCGCCGAGATCGCCGCGCTCGCCGGCTACGACTACGTGGTCGTCGACATGGAGCACGGGCCGGGCGGCATCACGGAGGCCCTCGCCTGCCtccgcgccctcgacgccgcccgcacCCCCGCCGTCCTCCGCCTCCCGGAGGCCTGCCCCGTCTGGGCGAAGAAGGCGCTCGACCTCGGCCCCGCGGGCCTCATGCTTCCCGCCGTCGAGTCCCCGGCCGCTGCCGCGGAGGCTGTATCCCACTGCCGCTACCCGCCCCGCGGCGTCCGTGGCGCTGCCTACCCAATCGTCCGCGCATCCGCCTACGGCCTCGACGACTCCTACCTCTCCCGCTGCGAGGACGACACCCTCATCATCTGCCAGGTCGAGACCGCCGCCGGCGTTGCGGAGAtcgacgccatcgccgccgtcgaaGGGGTCGACGTCGTCCAGATGGGCCCGCTCGACCTGTCGGCGAGCATGGGGTACCTGTGGGATCCAGGGAACAGGAAGGTGCGAGCGGCGCTGAGGGAGGCTGAGAGGAAGGTGTTGGAGGCCAGGAAGAAGAAGGACGCTGCTCCGAAAACCAATGCGGCTTACTTGGGTGGGTTTGCGATGCCCAATGACCCAGCTGAGCAGCTCAAGCATAGGGGATACCATATGGTTGCAGGTGCAGTGGACATTGGGTTGTTCCGGAAGGCGGCATTGGAGGATGTCAAGCGGTTCAAGGATGCGTCAATGGAGATTGGTGAAgcagagggcgaggaggaggatgagaagGAAGATGGATACTGGAGTGAATGA